From Halorussus lipolyticus:
TCGGCGACGCGGCCTACAACCTCGCGGAACTTGGCATCGGCACCAACGTCGCGGTGACGGAACTGGTCGGCTCTGTCCTGCTGGACGAGAAGGCCGGCGGCACGGTCCACATCGCCATCGGCGACGACGCGGGCATCGGCGGCGACACCGAGGCCCCCATCCACTTCGACGGAATTCTGCGAGAGCCGACGGTCTACGCCGACGGCGAGGAAATCGACCTGCCTCAGCCCTGAGGACTCTCCGTTCCAGTTTCAGCGATGGAGCGCGAGATTCACGGCCAGCGGGTCCGCGGCGTCGAAGTCGATTCGGAGACGCGCTGTGCCCACTACGACACTGACCGCGACGTGGTAGCCCTGCGGTTCGCCTGCTGTGAGGCGTATTTCCCGTGCTTTCGGTGCCACGAGGAGACCGCGGACCACGAGACTGAGCGCCTGCCAGTCGAGAGTGACGCGTCGGCGGTACTGTGCGGGGCCTGCGGTGCGGGCCTGACGCCGCGGGAGTTCGTGGAGGGCGACCATCGGTGTCCGGACTGTGGCGCTGAGTTCAATCCGGGGTGTGGGGACCACTACGACCTCTACTTCGATTTCGAAGCGTAGTTGGATTCGGTCGCTGTATTTTTCGGGTCTCCTCGGCGGCCTCTGCCGACGGTTCAGGATAGCTGGTGTTCTGAATCGAGGGATGAGACAACGAAGCTAGCTTCAGGCTTGAGCATAGCCGTCTTCCGCACAGCACCGCCCCGCACCGCGACCGCGGACCTCACTCCTCCCCAACCTCCTGCGGTCTCTGCGAACCACGTTCGCAGATCAGCGAGACGCGGCGCGTCTCGCCAGCCTCGGGGTTCGCGTCCGCTCACACCCTGTGGTCCTCGTCCCTCGTGCGATTCGGCGCGGTCACGAGAGACCGCGCCAGCGCGCGCCGACCGCCACTTAGGAATGGACTGGAATTACTAAAGAAATAAAATACGTGCTTAGGAACAGGTAATTCCTTTCATCTGCTACAAAACTACGGGCGTTCACTAGACCACCCGAACCACCAGCACCAAACTCCACGCCCTTTTACGCGCGGACGACGTAGCCGACCCTATATGAGCGAAACTGCGGAGCGCGTCGCGGTGACGTGTCCCTCCTGCTCGCCCGACGTGGAGACGGTCCACGAGGTCCTCAAGGGCGGGAGCGGACAGTTCACCGTGCGCTGTACGGAGTGCAGCCACGTCCACAAGACCAAAATCGAGGCCGAGGAGGAAGTCGAGCGCGACGTTATCGTCTCCCAAGACGGCGACTCCTTTACCGCCACGGTCGAGGCCCCGCCCGAGGAGACCGTCGCGTCCGGCGAGGAGTTCGTCCTCGAGACGCCCGAGGCCATCATGGTCGTACGAATCACCGACCTCCAACTCGGCGACGAGAAGCGCACCGACGAGGCCAAAGTCGAGGACGTCGAGACGTTCTGGACCCGCGCCGTGGACAACGTTCGGGTCAACGTCACCATCAACCCGAGCGTGGGCAACCGCGACGACTCCCGGAGCGTCAAAATCGACGTGCCCGGCGACAAGGAGTTCGAGGTCGGCAAAATCGAGGAGTTCGGCGACGAGGAGTTCGAGGTCAAGTCCATCGCGGTCCGCGACGACGCGACCGGCTATCACTTCAACCCGATGAGCGAGGAGGGCGACAGCGCCGTCGCCAAAGACATCAAGCGCGTCTACGCCGACGACCAGACCTCCTCGGCGTGGTCCGCGTGGTAACGCCGGGCTAACCGATTCGAGGCGACCGAATCCGAAAAACCATGTTCGGGGATGGGGGAGACGACCGGAGACGAGGCGACAGCGAACCGGGCGACGACTACCAACAGGCCCGCGAGCGGATGGTCGAGCAACTCGCCCGCCGCGAGGAGTTCGACGATTCGACCCTCGACGTGATGCGGAGCGTCCCGCGCCACGAGTTCGTCCCGCCGACACACCGCGACCGGGCTTACGAGGACCGACCGCTTCCCATCGGGAGCGACCAGACCATCAGCGCGCCCCACATGGTCGCTGTCATGGTGCAGTTGCTCGGCCTCGATTCGGGCGAGCGGGTCCTCGAAATCGGCACCGGATGCGGGTACCACGCCGCGGTCACGGCCGAAGTTGTCGGTCCGGAGAACGTCTACAGCGTCGAGTACCACGAGTCGCTGGCCCGCCAGACCCGCGACCGGTTCGACCGACTGGGCTACGGCGACATCTCGGTCCGGGTCGGCGACGGCCACGAAGGCTGGCCCGAGTTCGCGCCCTACGACGCCGCCTACCTGACCTGCGCCGCAGACGACTTTCCGACCGGCGTCGTGGAGCAGGTTCGGCCCGGCGGGCGACTGCTGGCACCCATCGGCACCACGACCCAGCGACTCGTCTTCGCCCGCCGACGCGCCGACGGCGGCTTGGACCGCGAGACCCACGGCCGGGTGCGGTTCGTCCCGATGCAGGAAGACTAAGCCGACGCCGACCAACCCCTCCGGCATGGACTACCGCGAAGCACTCCTTCTCTGGGCCGCCCGCGAGACGGGGGTCCTCGAAGCAGTCGTGACCGACGCCGAGACGCCCGCAGAAGTCGCCGCGTCTGCCGGCGTCACCGAGCGGTCGGCCCGGATTACCCTCGACGCGATGGCCGAGTTGGGGTATCTGGAGGTCGTCGCCGGGGAAGATGCCGGAGCGGACGCCGAGGAGCAACTGGACAAGCAGTACGAGATTACGAACCGCGCGCTCGGGTTCGTCGCCAAGGCCGACGTGCGCTCCATCGGGTCGGTCCCGCATACTCTCGACTGCGTGGACCGCTGGATTCGGCTTCCCGAGACGATGCAGACCGGCGAGTTGCCAGACTCGGACCCCTCCGACGACTGGACCGCGAACTTCGTGGGGGCGATGGCGAACATCGACGATGCCGCGGTCCGGGCCAGCGTCACCGCCGCAGTTCACCGGAACCCCGACGCCGAGCGCGTGCTGGACGCCGGAGGAGGCCCCGGTGTCTTCGCCAAGGAGTTCGTCCGGCGAGGCTTCGACGTGACGCTGGTGGACCAACCCGACGTAATCGACATCGACCGGCGGTTTCTGGAACACGAACCCATCGAGTTGGTCGAGGGAGACATCACCGACGAGTTGCCGGGCGAGGAGGGCGACTTCGGCCTCGTTTTCTGCTCCCGAGTCGCCCATTCACTCGGTCCCGACGAGAACCGGCGATTCGTCTCTCACGCCTACGACGCCCTCGAACCCGGCGGTGCGGTCGTGCTGACCGACACGGTTCGGGGCCGGGCCGACGGTTCAGCCTTGTTCGGAGCGCACATGCTGGCCCAGACCGAGAACGGCGATACCTACACCGAGGAGCAATTCGGAAACTGGCTCCGAGACGCCGGATTTGTGGACGTGGAAATCCGGGACGTGCCGGGCCTCGACCAGCAGGTCATCGCCGGACGGCGGCCGGGCGATTGAAGGTCTCTCGTCACCGAGTGAGCGTATGGAACTCGCGGTGTTGCGCGACGACATGGTTGATAGCCTCGAACACGCCTCGAAAGGGGTGGTCTCCAGCGAGAGCGTCAGCGCCGCGATGCGCGAAGTCCCGCGCCACGAGTTCGTAGACCCCGGCGACGAGCGACTGGCCTACGCGGATCGGTCGTTCGAGCAGTCCGGCACGCGGGTTCTCGCACCGAGTACCGCGGCCCGACTGCTGGAGGCCCTCGACGCGGATTCGGGCGATTCGGTCCTCGTCGTCGGCGCTGGCGTGGGCTACACCCCGGCGGTCCTCGCAGAAATCGTCGGCGAGGAGAACGTCCACGCGGTGGACATCACCCGCAACGTGGTGCTGGAGGCCCGGAGTAATCTGGCCTCGGCGGGCTACGAGGGCGTCTTCGTGGACTGCCGGAACGGCGCGGAAGGTCTGCCCGAATACGCCCCCTTCGACCGGATT
This genomic window contains:
- a CDS encoding CHY zinc finger protein, with amino-acid sequence MEREIHGQRVRGVEVDSETRCAHYDTDRDVVALRFACCEAYFPCFRCHEETADHETERLPVESDASAVLCGACGAGLTPREFVEGDHRCPDCGAEFNPGCGDHYDLYFDFEA
- a CDS encoding HVO_0476 family zinc finger protein; the protein is MSETAERVAVTCPSCSPDVETVHEVLKGGSGQFTVRCTECSHVHKTKIEAEEEVERDVIVSQDGDSFTATVEAPPEETVASGEEFVLETPEAIMVVRITDLQLGDEKRTDEAKVEDVETFWTRAVDNVRVNVTINPSVGNRDDSRSVKIDVPGDKEFEVGKIEEFGDEEFEVKSIAVRDDATGYHFNPMSEEGDSAVAKDIKRVYADDQTSSAWSAW
- a CDS encoding protein-L-isoaspartate(D-aspartate) O-methyltransferase translates to MFGDGGDDRRRGDSEPGDDYQQARERMVEQLARREEFDDSTLDVMRSVPRHEFVPPTHRDRAYEDRPLPIGSDQTISAPHMVAVMVQLLGLDSGERVLEIGTGCGYHAAVTAEVVGPENVYSVEYHESLARQTRDRFDRLGYGDISVRVGDGHEGWPEFAPYDAAYLTCAADDFPTGVVEQVRPGGRLLAPIGTTTQRLVFARRRADGGLDRETHGRVRFVPMQED
- a CDS encoding class I SAM-dependent methyltransferase; protein product: MDYREALLLWAARETGVLEAVVTDAETPAEVAASAGVTERSARITLDAMAELGYLEVVAGEDAGADAEEQLDKQYEITNRALGFVAKADVRSIGSVPHTLDCVDRWIRLPETMQTGELPDSDPSDDWTANFVGAMANIDDAAVRASVTAAVHRNPDAERVLDAGGGPGVFAKEFVRRGFDVTLVDQPDVIDIDRRFLEHEPIELVEGDITDELPGEEGDFGLVFCSRVAHSLGPDENRRFVSHAYDALEPGGAVVLTDTVRGRADGSALFGAHMLAQTENGDTYTEEQFGNWLRDAGFVDVEIRDVPGLDQQVIAGRRPGD
- a CDS encoding protein-L-isoaspartate O-methyltransferase family protein, which codes for MELAVLRDDMVDSLEHASKGVVSSESVSAAMREVPRHEFVDPGDERLAYADRSFEQSGTRVLAPSTAARLLEALDADSGDSVLVVGAGVGYTPAVLAEIVGEENVHAVDITRNVVLEARSNLASAGYEGVFVDCRNGAEGLPEYAPFDRILVESAAADPPKPLVSQLAPDGQLVIPIGIGEQSLTIVEGDDPANPETQPLGTVAFAPLLVEGEQAGSIERNRTVREDRERAERARERRTGWEQDWIDWDGEGNPMR